A DNA window from Coffea arabica cultivar ET-39 chromosome 6c, Coffea Arabica ET-39 HiFi, whole genome shotgun sequence contains the following coding sequences:
- the LOC113691978 gene encoding xyloglucan endotransglucosylase/hydrolase protein 22-like has translation MAFDFCCSWNPSLFLLLIIVAFFNSSQSILAGNFDQDFAVTWGDGRAKTLNNGKLLTLSLDKASGSGVQSKNEYLFGRIDMQLKLVPGNSAGTVTTYYLSSPGSTRDEIDFEFLGNLSGDPYIVHTNVYAQGKGDKEQQFYAWFDPTADFHTYSILWNPRSILFYVDGTPIRVYKNLEARGIPYPKNQPMKVYASLWDAEDWATRGGLVKTDWSQSPFTASLRDFKADACVWSSGRSSCGSNSTKPWFSQELDATSQARLKWVQQNYMIYNYCTDAKRFPQGFPPECTANNSTA, from the exons ATGGCTTTTGATTTTTGCTGTTCTTGGAATCCTAGTTTATTTTTGCTGCTGATAATTGTTGCCTTCTTCAATTCTTCACAATCTATCTTGGCTGGCAACTTCGATCAAGATTTTGCGGTCACCTGGGGCGATGGCCGTGCCAAAACACTCAACAATGGGAAGCTTCTCACCCTTTCCCTTGACAAAGCCTCCGGATCAGGCGTACAATCCAAGAATGAGTACCTGTTTGGAAGAATCGATATGCAGCTCAAACTCGTCCCTGGCAACTCTGCTGGCACCGTCACAACATATTAC TTATCTTCACCAGGTTCAACCCGCGATGAGATAGACTTCGAATTCTTGGGAAATCTTAGTGGCGATCCTTATATTGTTCACACTAATGTATATGCTCAAGGCAAGGGGGATAAAGAGCAACAATTCTACGCCTGGTTCGACCCCACTGCTGATTTTCATACCTATTCCATTTTATGGAATCCCCGCTCAATCCT TTTTTATGTTGATGGCACACCAATTAGAGTGTACAAGAATTTGGAAGCAAGGGGGATTCCATATCCGAAGAACCAGCCGATGAAGGTATACGCTAGTCTATGGGATGCAGAAGACTGGGCCACAAGAGGCGGCCTTGTCAAGACTGACTGGTCACAGTCTCCCTTTACTGCTTCCTTGAGAGATTTCAAGGCCGATGCTTGTGTATGGAGCTCTGGGAGATCTTCTTGTGGATCAAACTCCACCAAGCCATGGTTCTCTCAGGAACTTGATGCCACCAGTCAAGCCAGACTGAAATGGGTGCAGCAGAATTACATGATATACAATTATTGTACAGATGCCAAGCGTTTTCCTCAGGGCTTCCCTCCAGAATGCACCGCCAACAACTCCACAGCCTAA
- the LOC113692935 gene encoding xyloglucan endotransglucosylase protein 7-like — translation MAYPSRNYSYPTRSSSRSSIHYLILLAFAAVLVFKVDVLISQSIFAARRRASTSRNFVRPTYRRASSSITGFTNGTFNRNFVLSWGEERGKILEHGELLTLSLDRKSGSGFESKKEYLFAKIDMQIKLVPGNSAGTVTTYYLSSEGSAHDEIDFEFLGNSTGNPYTLHTNVFSQGKGDREQQFFLWFDPTEDFHTYSILWNPKCIILSVDGKPIREFKNMESIGVPYLKGQPMRIYSSLWNADEWATQHGLVKTDWSLAPFTASYRNFSAEACIWSPRTRKSSCESTDSAKSNSWLTEELDSRAREKMKQLQQKYMVYNYCEDPWRFPQGPGPECGSKSKINRQSNSNNNINTNANNNDNIIVPRKPRRPRRRSRSKRANKVAQID, via the exons ATGGCATATCCATCAAGAAACTACTCTTACCCAACTAGGTCAAGCTCAAGGTCATCTATTCATTATCTTATACTTCTTGCCTTCGCTGCTGTTCTTGTCTTCAAG GTGGACGTCCTGATATCCCAATCGATCTTTGCAGCTCGCCGGAGAGCAAGCACGTCAAGGAATTTTGTGAGGCCAACCTATCGCCGCGCATCCAG CTCGATCACAGGCTTCACAAATGGTACCTTCAACCGAAACTTTGTCCTCTCATGGGGTGAAGAACGGGGAAAGATCCTGGAACATGGTGAGCTTCTTACCTTATCCCTTGACAGAAAGTCTGGCTCAGGGTTTGAATCAAAGAAGGAATATCTATTTGCAAAGATTGATATGCAAATAAAGCTTGTCCCTGGAAATTCTGCTGGCACCGTCACTACCTACTAT TTGTCATCAGAAGGGTCAGCCCATGATGAAATTGACTTTGAATTTTTGGGCAATTCAACTGGTAATCCTTACACTCTTCACACCAATGTTTTTAGCCAAGGCAAAGGCGATAGAGAACAGCAGTTCTTCTTGTGGTTTGATCCAACAGAAGATTTCCACACTTATTCCATTCTTTGGAATCCCAAATGCATTAT CCTATCTGTGGATGGCAAACCTATCAGAGAATTCAAGAACATGGAATCAATTGGGGTTCCATACCTCAAAGGCCAGCCCATGAGAATATACTCAAGTCTATGGAACGCAGATGAATGGGCTACGCAACATGGACTAGTCAAGACCGACTGGAGCCTAGCTCCCTTTACCGCTTCTTACAGAAATTTCAGTGCCGAAGCTTGCATTTGGTCTCCAAGAACTAGAAAATCTTCTTGTGAATCAACAGATTCAGCAAAAAGCAATTCTTGGCTGACTGAAGAGTTAGATTCAAGAGCTCGGGAGAAAATGAAACAGCTGCAGCAGAAGTATATGGTGTACAATTACTGCGAAGATCCCTGGAGATTTCCACAGGGACCTGGTCCAGAATGCGGTAGCAAGAGCAAAATTAATAGGCAAAGCAATAGCAACAACAACATTAACACCAATGCCAACAATAATGACAACATTATTGTTCCTAGGAAACCAAGGCGACCTAGACGTCGTTCACGATCAAAGCGAGCGAACAAGGTTGCTCAAATTGATTGA
- the LOC113691977 gene encoding probable xyloglucan endotransglucosylase/hydrolase protein 23, whose protein sequence is MAYSSCSSSLVRILLTSFIGSTFVVLASASNFYQDVDITWGGDGRAKILNSGGLLTLSLDKTSGSGFQSKREYLFGKIDMQLKLVAGNSAGTVTAYYLSSQGPTHDEIDFEFLGNLSGDPYILHTNVYSQGKGNREQQFYLWFDPTADFHTYSILWNPRRIIFSVDGTPIREYKNPESLGVPYPKNQPMRIYSSLWNADDWATRGGLVKADWSKAPFTASYRNFNEHACIWSSGKSSCNSNTPSNNAWLNQELDATSQERLKWVQKNYMIYNYCTDSKRFPQSFPPECAINRSS, encoded by the exons atggctTATTCTTCTTGTTCATCTAGTCTAGTAAGAATATTGCTAACATCCTTTATAGGAAGCACTTTCGTAGTACTTGCATCCGCTAGCAACTTCTATCAAGATGTCGACATTACTTGGGGTGGCGATGGCCGGGCAAAGATACTCAACAGTGGTGGACTTCTCACTCTCTCACTTGATAAAACCTCCGGCTCTGGCTTCCAATCTAAAAGAGAGTACCTATTTGGCAAAATCGACATGCAACTCAAACTTGTCGCTGGAAATTCTGCTGGCACTGTCACAGCCTATTAC TTGTCATCTCAAGGACCGACCCATGATGAAATAGACTTCGAATTTTTGGGAAACCTTAGTGGTGACCCTTATATTCTTCACACAAATGTGTACAGCCAAGGCAAGGGAAACAGAGAGCAGCAATTCTACCTCTGGTTCGACCCAACTGCAGATTTTCACACCTATTCCATCCTTTGGAATCCACGCCGCATCAT ATTTTCCGTGGATGGCACACCTATCAGGGAATACAAGAATCCTGAGTCTCTGGGTGTTCCGTACCCAAAGAACCAACCGATGAGGATATATTCAAGCTTGTGGAATGCAGATGACTGGGCAACAAGAGGTGGACTTGTTAAAGCGGACTGGTCCAAAGCTCCCTTCACTGCCTCCTACAGAAACTTCAATGAACATGCTTGTATTTGGTCGTCCGGAAAATCTTCATGCAATTCAAACACTCCTTCAAACAATGCATGGCTGAATCAAGAGTTGGATGCAACTAGCCAAGAAAGGCTCAAGTGGGTGCAGAAGAATTATATGATTTACAACTATTGCACTGATTCAAAGCGCTTTCCACAAAGCTTCCCCCCAGAATGTGCAATCAATCGGTcctcatag
- the LOC113691979 gene encoding xyloglucan endotransglucosylase/hydrolase protein 22-like, whose product MASSSWNLTPIVFVLLSLFVSSAFANFYNNIDVTWGDGRARILNNGDLLTLSLDKTSGSGFQSKNEYLFGKIDMQLKLVPGNSAGTVTAYYLSSQGPTHDEIDYEFLGNLSGDPYILHTNVYAQGKGGREQQFYLWFDPTADFHTYSILWNPQRIIFSVDGTPIREYKNPESLGVPYPKNQPMKMYSSLWNADDWATRGGLVKTDWSRAPFTASYRNLNQNACIWSSGKSSCNSNSPSNNAWLNQELDATSQQRLQWVRKNYMIYNYCTDTKRFPQGFPAECSLQ is encoded by the exons ATGGCTTCTTCTTCTTGGAATTTGACTCCAATAGTATTTGTTTTATTGTCTCTCTTTGTCAGCTCAGCGTTCGCAAATTTCTACAACAATATTGATGTTACATGGGGCGATGGCCGTGCAAGAATCCTCAACAACGGAGACCTTCTTACTCTCTCCCTTGATAAAACTTCAGGCTCGGGCTTTCAATCCAAGAATGAATATCTCTTTGGAAAGATTGATATGCAGCTCAAGCTTGTCCCTGGAAATTCAGCTGGCACTGTAACTGCCTATTAT CTATCATCACAAGGACCAACTCATGATGAAATAGACTACGAATTCTTGGGAAACCTGAGTGGCGATCCTTATATTCTTCATACTAATGTATACGCTCAAGGCAAGGGTGGCCGGGAGCAACAATTCTACCTTTGGTTTGACCCCACTGCGGATTTCCACACCTATTCAATCCTTTGGAACCCACAACGCATCAT CTTTTCCGTGGATGGCACACCTATCAGGGAATACAAGAATCCCGAGTCTCTGGGTGTTCCATACCCAAAGAACCAACCAATGAAGATGTACTCAAGCCTGTGGAATGCTGATGACTGGGCAACAAGAGGTGGACTTGTCAAGACAGACTGGTCCAGAGCTCCTTTCACTGCTTCCTACAGAAACCTCAACCAAAATGCTTGTATTTGGTCGTCAGGAAAATCTTCGTGCAATTCAAATTCTCCTTCCAATAATGCATGGCTGAATCAGGAGTTGGATGCCACAAGCCAACAGAGGCTACAATGGGTCCGGAAGAATTACATGATTTACAATTATTGCACTGATACAAAACGCTTTCCCCAAGGCTTTCCTGCCGAGTGTTCTCTTCAATAA
- the LOC113691975 gene encoding calmodulin-binding protein 60 B, producing the protein MQTRKRILDGEDDQQQERKRPALASVIVEALKVDSLQKLCSSLEPILRRVVSEEVERALAKLGPAKLTGRSSSPKRIEGPDGRNLQLHFRSRLSLPLFTGGKVEGEQGAAIHVVLIDANTGHVVTSGPESCVKLDVIVLEGDFNTEDNESWTQEEFESHVVKEREGKRPLLTGDLQVTLKEGVGTLGELTFTDNSSWIRSRKFRLGLKVASGYCEGIRVREAKTEAFTVKDHRGELYKKHYPPALNDDVWRLEKIGKDGSFHKRLNNAGIFSVEHFLRLVVTDPQKLRTILGSGMSNKMWDALIEHAKTCVLSGKLYVYYSDDSRNVGVVFNNIYELSGLIASEQYFPADSLSDSQKLYVDGLVKKAYDNWNLVIEYDGKSLLNFKQNKKSSASRDELPVGPVDYPNALDNQLSDPPRLPVPVPSEPSPVDPNMLIGGYNDNMATRYANQSQILNSSSRNQYGSTSYGLPDQQISNSHQIQNTRYDNRAALALAPPQSSSSFQTVGSSVQPSNLNPFEDWTQNRDKSVDDFLSEEEIRLRSHEMLENEDMQHLLRLFSMGGHAAVNVPDDNFAFQSYMPSPSPNYSYEEDRTRSGKAVVGWLKIKAAMRWGFFIRKKAAERRAQIVELEDE; encoded by the exons ATGCAGACTAGGAAGAGGATTTTGGACGGTGAGGATGACCAACAGCAGGAGCGAAAACGGCCTGCTCTGGCTAG TGTCATTGTGGAAGCGCTAAAGGTGGATAGTCTTCAGAAACTCTGCTCATCCTTGGAGCCAATCCTTCGTAGAGTT GTTAGCGAAGAAGTTGAACGTGCTTTGGCAAAGCTTGGTCCTGCCAAACTCACTGGAAG GTCATCGTCACCTAAACGAATTGAAGGGCCAGATGGAAGAAATTTACAGCTGCATTTTAGGTCCAGACTTTCACTGCCTCTCTTTACTGGGGGTAAAGTAGAAGGGGAGCAGGGAGCTGCAATTCATGTTGTCTTGATTGACGCAAATACAGGGCATGTTGTCACTTCTGGACCTGAATCGTGTGTTAAGCTGGATGTTATTGTGCTAGAAGGTGATTTTAACACTGAAGATAATGAAAGCTGGACTCAAGAAGAATTTGAAAGCCATGTTGTGAAAGAGCGGGAAGGAAAGAGACCATTGTTGACTGGCGATCTACAAGTGACACTCAAGGAAGGTGTGGGAACTTTAGGAGAGCTTACCTTCACTGATAATTCAAGTTGGATAAGGAGTAGGAAGTTCAGACTTGGCCTCAAGGTTGCATCAGGATATTGTGAAGGCATACGAGTTCGTGAAGCAAAGACTGAGGCTTTCACTGTCAAAGATCACAGAGGGGAAT TGTACAAAAAGCATTATCCACCTGCGTTGAATGATGATGTATGGAGATTGGAGAAGATTGGCAAGGATGGATCATTCCATAAAAGACTAAACAATGCAGGGATATTTTCAGTTGAACACTTCCTTAGGCTTGTGGTCACAGACCCTCAGAAGCTGCGAACT ATTCTTGGCAGTGGTATGTCAAATAAAATGTGGGACGCCCTCATAGAGCATGCAAAGACTTGTGTCCTAAGTGGGAAGCTTTATGTATACTATTCTGATGATTCAAGAAATGTTGGTGTTGTCTTCAATAACATCTATGAGCTGAGTGGCCTTATAGCTAGTGAACAGTATTTTCCAGCAGATTCACTTTCTGACAGCCAGAAG CTATATGTTGATGGTTTGGTAAAGAAAGCATATGACAACTGGAACCTAGTTATAGAGTATGATGGCAAGTCTCTTCTGAACTTCAAGCAAAATAAGAAATCAAGTGCATCCCGGGATGAACTTCCAGTTGGGCCAGTGGATTATCCTAATGCTTTGGATAATCAGCTTTCAGATCCGCCCCGATTACCAGTACCAGTTCCATCTGAGCCATCTCCAGTGGATCCAAACATGCTGATTGGAG GTTATAATGATAATATGGCTACCAGATATGCTAACCAGTCTCAAATTCTGAATTCAAGTTCCCGCAATCAGTATGGTAGTACTTCATATGGTTTACCTGACCAGCAAATCAGCAATTCTCACCAAATTCAGAACACAAGATATGATAATAGGGCAGCATTGGCCCTTGCTCCTCCACAGTCATCATCATCATTCCAGACAGTTGGGTCATCTGTTCAGCCATCCAACCTCAATCCTTTTGAAGACTGGACTCAAAATCGTGACAAGAGTGTGGATGACTTCTTGTCGGAGGAGGAAATTCGTTTGAGAAGCCATGAGATGCTCGAGAATGAAGATATGCAACACCTACTTAGACTTTTCAGCATGGGAGGCCATGCAGCTGTTAATGTGCCTGATGATAATTTTGCTTTCCAATCTTACATGCCATCGCCATCTCCAAACTACAGTTATGAGGAGGATCGCACCCGTTCTGGGAAAGCAGTTGTTGGCTGGCTAAAAATTAAGGCTGCAATGAGATGGGGCTTTTTCATCAGGAAGAAAGCAGCTGAGAGGAGGGCACAGATTGTGGAGCTGGAGGATGAATAA
- the LOC113692936 gene encoding F-box protein At5g07610-like, with protein MEPHFLHSLLHQNPKQISILYPPFLVVLMAHINFVYGLVIMMMSLSSSASTTAGAGASTSVATAEGSTSTTTSAEEVGETDDLLIQILFRLPVKSLLRFKCVSKRWKSIISTPYFSINHTRRNSKPISSSLLMLNDRSLILLSLGNHENNTNADYRIPSFSFFNITADVTMRILGMCSGLMLCFITSAFKEHEYAYCVGNITTKQLRKLPPPSMLATNLIIGMNLAFDPSNSPHFKVICVGQHFMQDAGSCEIEIYSSETDEWKLWNGSFCNPFDILEVFDRGVFCNGAMHWLNFGGDSFYFVLENEVMKIMPMPPMHSDIYTTKRLRFLGQSGGYLHLVDFESNLYHNPPMDIYEMRTDYSGWILKHRFDPNNIAMEFPEMTREIRVNTQYTDDENDTSIHTARYYLCSIMSTRRAPDGESIEVILLLPSRIIAYNPKDNSSRTLLLLKKRVAVQDHKWYDVHQFTETLSWL; from the coding sequence ATGGAGCCACATTTCCTTCACTCCCTTCTTcaccaaaatccaaaacaaatctcTATACTCTATCCTCCCTTTCTCGTTGTCCTCATGGCTCACATAAACTTTGTGTACGGTTTAGTGATCATGATGATGAGCCTGTCCAGCAGTGCTAGCACCACCGCTGGTGCTGGTGCTAGTACGAGTGTTGCTACTGCTGAAGGTAGTACTAGTACCACTACTAGTGCTGAAGAAGTTGGCGAGACTGATGATTTGCTTATCCAAATTCTCTTCCGTTTGCCTGTGAAATCTCTACTTAGATTCAAATGCGTTTCCAAGAGATGGAAGAGCATTATTTCTACTCCCTACTTCTCCATCAATCACACTCGTAGAAATTCAAAACCCATATCATCCAGCCTGCTGATGCTCAATGATCGATCTTTAATCCTTCTTTCACTTGGGAACCATGAGAATAATACTAATGCTGATTATCGAATCCCATCATTTAGCTTCTTCAACATCACCGCAGACGTAACCATGAGGATTCTGGGGATGTGCAGTGGCTTGATGCTATGTTTCATAACCTCAGCCTTCAAAGAACACGAGTACGCTTATTGCGTTGGCAACATCACAACTAAGCAGCTCAGGAAACTTCCTCCCCCGAGCATGCTCGCGACCAACCTGATTATCGGTATGAATTTGGCTTTTGACCCATCAAACTCACCTCATTTTAAAGTCATCTGCGTTGGCCAACACTTCATGCAGGACGCTGGAAGTTGTGAAATTGAGATTTACTCATCAGAAACCGACGAATGGAAACTCTGGAACGGCTCCTTCTGCAATCCTTTCGATATTCTGGAAGTTTTTGATCGCGGGGTTTTTTGCAATGGTGCAATGCACTGGCTTAATTTTGGGGGCGACTCATTTTACTTTGTTCTTGAGAACGAGGTCATGAAAATTATGCCAATGCCTCCCATGCATAGCGATATTTATACTACCAAGAGGCTAAGGTTTTTAGGGCAGTCTGGAGGGTACCTAcatttggttgattttgaaTCAAACCTTTATCATAATCCACCGATGGATATATATGAGATGAGGACGGATTATTCAGGATGGATTTTGAAGCACAGATTTGATCCCAATAACATAGCAATGGAATTCCCAGAAATGACTAGAGAAATCCGGGTGAATACTCAATACACTGATGATGAAAACGACACTAGTATTCATACGGCCAGGTACTATTTGTGCTCAATCATGAGTACTAGAAGGGCTCCAGATGGGGAGAGTATAGAGGTTATACTTCTTCTACCCAGCCGTATTATCGCATACAATCCTAAGGATAACAGCAGCAGGACGCTCCTGTTGTTGAAAAAAAGAGTAGCGGTTCAAGATCACAAGTGGTATGATGTGCATCAGTTCACTGAGACCCTCTCTTGGCTTTAG
- the LOC113693770 gene encoding bifunctional dethiobiotin synthetase/7,8-diamino-pelargonic acid aminotransferase, mitochondrial-like yields the protein MLLLATLSRPPVRRRLLPICLLHHRNIHAQPPPAPPPPPTIEYPLSHPIYAIWAANTSLGKTLVSAGLSIAFLNSSCSSTSKKFVYLKPVQTGFPEDSDSRFVYCKFSQFSLQNRPKLSVFASNHVINTSFPALKALLGEDSKYGNFGSEKVGNFGGAFENLGWYEETKLEGAENDEAKGVGLCSELICKTIYGWKEPISPHLASEREGARVEDSELLEVLMRGVQSGDEEGGDRNVDVMCVIETAGGVASPGPSGTLQCDLYRPLRLPAILVGDGRLGGISGTISAYESLKLRGYDVVAIVFEDHGLTNEVPLSSYLQNRIPLFVLPPVPQDMSNDLVEWFEKSQTVFSSLKDVMLSAFLRRVRKLQHMRKKACDILWWPFTQHEFVSEGNVTVIDSRCGENFAVHKTSNLETITQQFDACASWWTQGPDANLQIELARIVGYTIGRYGHVMFPENVYEPVLECAELLLEGVGKGWASRTYFSDNGSTAVEIALKMAFRKFLLDRGIQFDQLKVNASERYINLKVLALKGSYHGDTLGAMEAQAPSPYTGVYQQPWYSGRGIFLDPPTVFLCNGIWKLQLPKKIQVENVKMDDFCFNLRDEIFQETRDASLFASIYSSYISKELSHVNSTPYTDIGALIIEPVIHGAGGMEMIDPLFQRILVKECQSRKIPVIFDEVFTGFWRLGVESAAKLLCCQPDISCFAKLMTGGVVPLAVTLASEAVFEAFVGESKLKALLHGHSYSAHAIGCSAAVQSIKWFKNSQRNVNLIPGADLLRELWDTELVHQLSSHPAVKRVVTIGTVCALELRAEGCNAGYASLYATSLLKKIREDGIYTRPLGNVIYLMCGPCTSPQVCSQIMNKLIRRLDEFSEVKNVEACQP from the exons ATGCTTCTACTTGCAACTTTATCCAGACCACCAGTCCGCCGCCGTTTACTCCCTATATGTCTACTGCACCACCGCAACATCCACGCACAACCACCACCAGCACCTCCTCCCCCACCCACTATTGAATACCCTTTGAGTCATCCCATTTACGCCATTTGGGCTGCTAACACTTCACTCGGCAAGACCCTCGTCTCCGCCGGCCTTTCTATCGCTTTTCTCAACTCCTCCTGCTCTTCTACGTCCAAGAAATTTGTCTATCTCAAGCCAGTCCAAACGGGTTTTCCGGAAGACTCTGATTCCCGCTTCGTGTACTGCAAATTCTCTCAGTTTTCCCTCCAGAACCGTCCCAAGTTATCCGTTTTTGCTTCGAATCATGTTATCAATACTTCGTTCCCGGCATTGAAAGCCCTTTTGGGAGAAGACTCCAAATATGGGAACTTTGGCAGTGAAAAAGTTGGGAACTTTGGGGGTGCCTTTGAGAATTTGGGGTGGTACGAGGAAACGAAATTAGAAGGGGCTGAAAATGATGAAGCAAAGGGGGTGGGGTTGTGTTCTGAATTGATTTGTAAGACAATTTATGGGTGGAAGGAGCCAATTTCGCCTCATTTAGCCTCTGAGAGAGAAGGGGCAAGAGTAGAAGACTCTGAGTTGTTAGAAGTGTTGATGAGGGGTGTGCAAAGTGGGGATGAAGAAGGTGGTGATCGAAATGTAGACGTAATGTGTGTGATTGAGACTGCTGGTGGAGTCGCAAGCCCTGGCCCATCTGGTACTCTACAATGCGATTTATACCG GCCTTTACGGTTGCCGGCCATTTTGGTGGGGGATGGACGATTAGGTGGTATTTCTGGAACCATTTCAGCTTATGAAAGTTTGAAACTTCGCGGTTATGATGTTGTTGCCATAGTGTTTGAAGACCATGGTCTTACAAATGAGGTGCCATTGTCTTCTTACTTACAAAATAG GATCCCACTGTTTGTGCTTCCACCTGTTCCACAAGATATGTCAAATGACCTGGTTGAATGGTTCGAGAAGTCTCAAACTGTTTTTAGTTCTCTAAAGGACGTAATGTTGTCTGCATTTCTAAGAAGAGTGCGGAAATTACAGCACATGAGAAAGAAGGCTTGTGATATTCTGTGGTGGCCTTTCACTCAGCATGAATTTGTATCTGAAGGAAATGTTACTGTTATAGATTCACGCTGTGGGGAGAACTTTGCAGTTCATAAG ACCAGCAACTTGGAAACAATTACTCAACAATTTGATGCTTGTGCAAGCTGGTGGACACAGGGACCTGATGCTAATTTACAG ATTGAGTTGGCAAGGATTGTTGGCTATACTATTGGTCGTTATGGTCATGTAATGTTTCCCGAGAATGTTTACGAGCCAGTTCTTGAATGTGCTGAACTTTTGCTGGAAGGTGTTGGAAAGG GATGGGCTTCTCGAACATATTTCTCAGATAATGGATCAACAGCAGTTGAAATTGCTCTCAAAATGGCATTTAGAAAATTCTTGCTTGACCGTGGAATCCAGTTTGACCAGCTTAAAGTCAATGCCTCTGAAAGATATATCAATCTGAAG GTATTAGCTCTCAAAGGATCTTATCATGGTGATACTTTGGGAGCTATGGAAGCACAGGCACCATCTCCTTATACTGGCGTTTACCAGCAACCTTG GTACTCAGGAAGAGGTATTTTTCTTGATCCTCCAACAGTTTTCCTTTGCAATGGCATTTGGAAACTCCAACTTCCCAAGAAGATTCAGGTTgaaaatgtgaaaatggatGACTTCT GTTTTAACTTGCGTGACGAAATTTTTCAGGAGACCAGAGATGCCTCATTATTTGCCAGTATCTATTCATCATACATTTCAAAGGAGTTATCACATGTTAATTCTACACCATACACTGACATTGGAGCTTTAATCATTGAACCAG TGATACATGGAGCTGGTGGAATGGAAATGATTGATCCCCTATTTCAGCGCATACTCGTTAAAGAATGCCAAAGCCGAAAGATTCCCGTTATCTTCGATGAGGTTTTTACTGGATTTTGGCGCCTTGGAGTAGAG TCTGCTGCGAAACTACTCTGCTGTCAGCCAGATATAAGCTGCTTTGCAAAGTTAATGACTGGTGGCGTTGTGCCCTTGGCTGTTACTTTAGCATCAGAGGCTGTTTTTGAAGCATTTGTTGGGGAATCAAAG CTCAAAGCCCTTTTGCATGGGCATTCCTACTCTGCACATGCTATTGGATGTTCTGCTGCTGTTCAGTCCATTAAATGGTTCAAGAATTCCCAAAGGAATGTTAATTTGATACCTGGAGCAGATTTGCTTCGAGAG TTATGGGACACAGAATTGGTTCACCAGTTATCCTCACATCCAGCAGTCAAAAGAGTAGTTACAATCGGGACTGTGTGTGCCCTGGAACTCAGAGCTGAAGGCTGCAATGCTGG GTATGCGTCGTTGTATGCAACTTCTCTTCTCAAGAAGATTCGCGAGGATGGCATTTATACGAGACCTCTGGGAAATGTCATATATCTCATGTGCGGACCTTGCACTTCTCCTCAAGTCTGCAGCCAAATAATGAATAAACTTATTAGAAGGCTTGACGAATTCAGCGAAGTGAAGAACGTTGAGGCCTGTCAACCTTAG